TAATCAAGTAGACAAGCAAtcaaaagctgaaaaaaatacagttgcTGCATTCGAAACCTGTATCAAGCTATTCTTGACTGAATCAAAGCCAATAACGAAGCCTCTTTTTGAAActgcataataaaaacacaactaagGCTCACCACAGGCTGAGACAGAATTATGAAATACTTACATGTTTCTCCATTCTGGTTTGTCAGGAGTGTTTGGTTGTCAGCTTCTGAAGGAAAAAATCAACACGCCAAATTAACATCAATTAACATTTGTTACTTGAGCTATTAAACATTTGgtgtaaaaagcaaaaaaaaaaaacatactttttctcttacctgtagtgctatttatccatctagattgttttggtgtgagttgcagagttttggagatattggccgtagagatgttttttgaatataatggaactatatggcagtcggcttgtggtgctcaaagtggaaaaaaatacatttgaaaaactcaacagcattgtctctttccagaaatcataacccggttactcaagataatccacagaccttgttgtgagcagttttatgTAGGAACTAtaggtagaaagaaaatagttccttcctttttaatttgggagtgaattgtccctttaatcgactaatcatttcagttctaatcaaatcaaattaatgaTTTCAACTAACTGTAATTAAAATCTTTACCATCTTTACCATCTACTGCACACACATGGCTtttcataaaaaacatatttcatccTAGTTCTCCAATCCAATAGAACACCACCAAATTACTACACTACACCAACTACTgtatgagagtcagtgtcagtgggggtcccgggccttgttgatgaggccagctacagatggaaagaaacagtttttgtgGCATGAGGTTTTAGTcctgatggaccgcagcctcctgcTGGACGGGAGTGtgtgaaacagtttgtgtccaggatgggaggggtcagccacaatctttcctgctcgcctcagagtcctggatgtgtacaggtcctggagggaaggtagactGCAGCAAATCACCTTCTCTGCCGAGtaaatgatacgctgcagtctgccttTGTCCTTGACAGCGGtggcagcgtaccagatggtgatggaggaggtgaggatggactcgatgatggtggtgtagaagtgcaccatcattgtctttggcaggttgaatttcttcaattgccgcaggaagtacatcctctgttgggctttcttggtgagggagctgatgttcacTTGAGggcctgggtgatgatggtgaccAGGAAGccgaaggactccacagtgtcggCAGTAGAGTCACACAGGATGATGGGGGCGGGTGGGGCTGGGCTCtttccacaaccatctccactgtcttaagAGCATTGAGCTCTGAGTTGTTCTGATTGCACTGCATTTTGAAATTCAATGAGGAAAGTAAAAGACACCCTTCACCAGCTCTCTCTTGAACATTAAGGTCAGTGAAACTTATATTAGCTTACTCTCCTATGAACTATGATCACAACCAGCATGGGATTCATTCAGGTTATATTTTCCAgtggaaagaaaatatataCGTCAAATATTCAGGCTCATTGATAACAATAGTTTGGCAACATCTTGTCCCTGAAGATTTATCTCTTGGTTTGGATGATTCATACTGTTGTTGTTAATGTACGTACAATATTTATGAACGATTGTAAATGAGAGTAGTTTGTGGATCCACAGGGGTGCCTTAGCTCCCCAGCATAATGTGCATTTGTTATTATTCCATTTGTGATTTTTACCATAAATCCATTTCTACAATGAGATATTGTATTGTACATTATATGATTGTGGGATTAAAAAGTATGCTATGCAGCTCTTTTGCTCTTTTAGTacttccttttcattttcattcattccctTTCATCTTTGAACTCCTGTTAGTCagattctctttctttttctatggTATTGATTTACATATAGCAGGTGGCCAAGAGATTAGATTCCACATTTAGAAATCCATCTGTTACAAAGTTATCATTGTTTTCAAAGTACACATTGGTCATGTTAGTCTTCTTTTGTCAGACAGATAGAGGAAATGGACATGGAAAGAATGAAAACTACATTTTCTCTATGTGGTCTCTTGAATAAGGTATTTTATTAAGGGCCTATAGATCATgcttatttgtatttattgtttatttaaaagaagCAAGCATAGCCAAAGCCATATTCTTTATGACATAATTTACAACATTTCATTATTCATCATTAAACACAACACCATGAGATCAAATTCATTTACAGGTACTGGAAATCAAATCAGTGATACAAGGGGTACTACAAGGAGTAATCATTGAGAGGACTAACAAGCTTCAACCCATTCTCTAGTATTGATTTCTATTTAAAAACTACACAAGATCCAGTCCTACAAACATTACTGTAACACTGTAAGGTAATGTAGATAACTGTAATACTTGACTTGCTGCTGAAATGCTTGTTAGAGTAGTTTATCATCCCTGTTAGTGACTCATGGAGTATTCAAGGTACAGTTTTCTGCTTTTTAGCCCCTAAAACAATCAACTCCCTTCATTCCTACTCTTAAGATTCTTATAATTATCCTAAATATTTTAGAACAGACAAGTCTGCTCAGTTAAACACTAGTTTAATACTTTTTAGTGGTAGTTCCTAAGTTACAGTCATGTGCCATACTGTGAATTACAAAAGAGTGTGCCCTGTGCCTTCCAAATCTATATTTGAGCTTCTAGGATTTTCCATGGAAATCAGTCAAGGAGGGATACATCCCATATGTCCCATAGGGTAGAGGTGGAGCAGAAGGTCCCGAGGCTGTTGGGTTTTGTTGGAAGCCAGTCCCTCCTGGCATGTCTGAGTTTGCAAATGCTTCAAATCCATAGGAAGAATAAGCAGGCGGATGCTCCCAATCAGACCCCTGTGAAGCGGGCAGGATGACTATGGGGAACTTGATCTCGGGGTCTGAAGCATACTTGACATCCAGATAGACCTGTGGCGGAGAAATAGTCAGCACTTATCATAATGATCATGCAGCCCtgttgacatacagtaaatacctACACGCGTGTTTTGGGAAGAGAGATACACACCCTGAGCCTGTACTCTGCTTTGATGATGTTGCAGTTTAAGATGGACACACACGTGGTGGGAGGGATGGTGATGGTCCTGGTGACAGTCTGGCCTGCAGAAGGTGGGATGATGTCGCCCACCTCTTTCAGGATGTCTTTGGTTTCGACTCTCCTCTTCCCCTTTGCAAAGTAACTGTACTTCTTATACAAACAGTACTTGGGCTTAATATCACGAGATGATTTGTTCTGAATGGAGGCCACAATCTTTAAGCCTTCCCCTGCAAAGCAGAGCAGCACTTAATATATGATGGTTGTAATCGCAAAACATACTCTAAAATAGAATTAGGTAGGTTGATACCTACACGTGAGGGATAGACAGCAATAATCTAAGACTgcatataatatatgtaatttGCTGAGCATAACGATATTACAAAAGTAAAGTCTGCTCTTTACACCTGCATAAGTTGTAGCACATGAAAAATTAAAGCCACTTTATTATTTGACTTTACAGCATGAAGGTACATGCAATGTACTCGAATTGTCTCTCATATTGTTACAGTATTCAACTCATGTCTCTTATTCTGTTACTTTATCAGTCTCTGGAACTAAATCCCAAATTAGAAACCTgaattttaaagattttaaattttatccAAAATTTCAATACAGTAATAATCACTTTAAAGTTAGTCTAtataacttttgctgaacagcagccTCTTCAGCTACTAGTAGTAATATGGAATAATGACAAATGCAGTAGACAAAGGTTACAAAGTCTGCATACTGACTCGGTAATGTCTGTTATACAACAATCTTCAACATCTATCTTAActttgctaacatttgcttacattagccaccataagatactggtcataccagatcATTTaaagctgtagcagcaaaacgcCTGAATGGAGCAAAGGTGCGTTTTaatgcttatgaattcaacgtTTCATTTGTAAGACAATTAACGTactatttcttctttcaaaatgtatattgTCTAGCTTTAAATTTAAACCCACccaattattttcaaattacattttggaCATTGTTTGGTGTGAAGGAGCAGTCCCTCTAACCTACACAACATATTTggattatcagaatcagaatcagaaatactttattgatcgcCGAGGGTAAACTCTTTCGTTATCTCTCTTCCATTACTATTGCCACGTCTCATTTGTTCTTGTCTTATCTTTAGACCATAAAAAAGTTCCAAGAGCAAAGGGACTTTGAGCTACACATGGTTCAACTGCaaggagttttgttttttttactgtaacccACTGTTAAGATAATCTGTGGAGTCAATGTATATTTGAACAATTTTAGATCACACATGATCTAAAATTACCTTGGTGGAAGCCTTTACGCTCAATGTTTACATCCATGCCTACTGTTCCTGATGTAAAGAGCTTCATTTTCTTATCAGTGCTACCGTGCTGTGGAGTCTGAcaggaaaatgacaaattaattagAGATAGTGTAACTTCTCATAACTGCAGCAGTGTCAAAGttaaacaggaaacacattgaacgtgtgtgtgtgtgtgtgtgtgtaccatcAGTAACGGATCACTGTTTAGGTTTCCTTTGTGGATGAGGGTAAACTGCGCCTTAGCTTTGCTGTCTACTCTCATTGACCTGCTCAGATTTGCCTCCAGTTTGTATACGATCTTTCCCCATGATCCTTTGAAGGAGGACGGCAGGTCTCTGCAAGATGTGACAACACAATGTGCAAAACAGACTGCACAAGTGACAGTAATACTCTTTCAGTAgcattatacagtatttagatTGTCTAAGGTTGATATCCACAAAGAATCAAGAGGAACTACATTTTATAGCTACCCATGTCATGTGGAAATAAAGGTTATATTATGATAGATGcttgtttataataaaaaataaagaacaaactcaaatatgtttatttttaaagacattGGTAAAATTATAATATTTGTTTAGAGTAAACTCACTGTGCTGGGATCTGAAAGGTGAATGGGTAGACATGGCAGCCCTGGCCAACAATATTATTGCCTGAAAGGAAATATAGTTATAACTGTATGTAATGTGGCTTCCATCACTGATTATAGCAAGGTTTGTtaatcagaccacaaatgaatacatttctaaCTCTTAGACTAGAAATTGCCCACTTGTAATGGTAAAAGTGTTGAAGCAGGAAGACAAAAGTGGGAGAAAATTTAAGAACAAACTTCCTATTATAACCTGTGTTTGCTATCAGTGTGAATGggtcagaaacacacaaatatctcaTCAAACCTGAGGGTTTTGATTTTTCTAAATCCtgcagtatgtacagtatatttaaatgcaaattgtgGGATTTATTTAACCTCTTGTATATCCTCAAATCTCACTAGTGAAAATAACCACAAAAGGATGGTGTGTGTCATG
This sequence is a window from Siniperca chuatsi isolate FFG_IHB_CAS linkage group LG5, ASM2008510v1, whole genome shotgun sequence. Protein-coding genes within it:
- the LOC122876874 gene encoding arrestin domain-containing protein 3-like isoform X2, yielding MSTHSPFRSQHICFAHCVVTSCRDLPSSFKGSWGKIVYKLEANLSRSMRVDSKAKAQFTLIHKGNLNSDPLLMTPQHGSTDKKMKLFTSGTVGMDVNIERKGFHQGEGLKIVASIQNKSSRDIKPKYCLYKKYSYFAKGKRRVETKDILKEVGDIIPPSAGQTVTRTITIPPTTCVSILNCNIIKAEYRLRVYLDVKYASDPEIKFPIVILPASQGSDWEHPPAYSSYGFEAFANSDMPGGTGFQQNPTASGPSAPPLPYGTYGMYPSLTDFHGKS
- the LOC122876874 gene encoding arrestin domain-containing protein 3-like isoform X1, with the translated sequence MSNNIKSFSVGYFPINKNNIFTSGDCLTGQITLELAKDCNIDSICVTMKGKAEVTWTEHYGKTVVTYHNKEKYFTIKQFIILEGQGNNIVGQGCHVYPFTFQIPAQDLPSSFKGSWGKIVYKLEANLSRSMRVDSKAKAQFTLIHKGNLNSDPLLMTPQHGSTDKKMKLFTSGTVGMDVNIERKGFHQGEGLKIVASIQNKSSRDIKPKYCLYKKYSYFAKGKRRVETKDILKEVGDIIPPSAGQTVTRTITIPPTTCVSILNCNIIKAEYRLRVYLDVKYASDPEIKFPIVILPASQGSDWEHPPAYSSYGFEAFANSDMPGGTGFQQNPTASGPSAPPLPYGTYGMYPSLTDFHGKS